One part of the [Synechococcus] sp. NIES-970 genome encodes these proteins:
- a CDS encoding hypothetical protein (conserved hypothetical protein) translates to MFEQILHPQLHLSLETSLVLIILVALEAVLSADNAIALAAIAQGLANPEQQRRALNIGLIAAYILRITLIFTATWIIHFWQVELLGALYLLWLVFRYFTSGEDDKNHHHSLEFKSLWQAIPMIAVTDLAFSLDSVTTAIAVADDIWLIVIGGTIGVITLRFLAGLFIRWLDEFTNLEDAGFVTVGFVGVRLLLKAVYPSFVMPEWLMITAIAAMFIWGFSKRNPDYIPQKESPSP, encoded by the coding sequence ATGTTTGAGCAAATCCTTCATCCCCAGTTGCATCTCAGTTTAGAGACCTCCCTTGTTCTTATAATTCTAGTGGCCTTAGAAGCAGTGCTTTCGGCGGACAATGCCATTGCCCTGGCGGCGATCGCCCAAGGCCTAGCCAACCCAGAACAACAGCGCAGAGCGCTTAACATTGGTTTAATCGCCGCCTATATTCTCAGAATTACACTCATTTTTACTGCAACTTGGATCATTCACTTCTGGCAAGTGGAGCTCCTGGGGGCACTCTATCTCCTATGGTTAGTGTTTCGCTATTTCACCTCTGGTGAAGATGATAAAAATCATCACCATAGCTTAGAGTTCAAATCTCTCTGGCAAGCGATTCCGATGATTGCGGTGACAGATCTCGCCTTTTCCCTCGATAGCGTCACAACGGCAATCGCCGTCGCCGATGACATTTGGCTCATTGTCATTGGGGGAACAATCGGCGTGATTACTCTCCGGTTTTTGGCCGGACTTTTTATCCGCTGGCTTGATGAGTTTACAAATCTTGAAGATGCTGGCTTCGTCACGGTGGGCTTTGTGGGCGTCCGTTTACTGCTGAAGGCAGTCTACCCCAGCTTCGTGATGCCTGAGTGGCTCATGATTACGGCGATCGCCGCTATGTTTATCTGGGGCTTTTCTAAGCGCAATCCTGATTATATTCCCCAGAAAGAATCCCCTTCCCCCTAA
- the psaM gene encoding photosystem I protein M has product MGISDTQVLVALAIALIPGVLAFRLSTELYK; this is encoded by the coding sequence ATGGGAATTTCTGATACCCAAGTGCTCGTCGCCCTCGCCATTGCCCTCATCCCCGGAGTCTTGGCTTTCCGTCTGTCGACTGAGCTTTATAAGTAA
- the comB gene encoding 2-phosphosulpholactate phosphatase: protein MKLFVYHTPEATPPDQLPDCAVVIDVLRATTTIATALHAGAEAVQAFSDLEALFRFSETWSQTPYLRAGERGGQQVEGCDLGNSPLNCTPEVVAGKRLFLTTTNGTRALKRVEKAPIVITAAQVNRQSVVDFLKKEQPETVWFVGSGWQGDYSLEDTVCAGAIAKALWDGSSTQLGNDEVLGAIALHQQWHQDLFSLFKLASHGQRLLGLDNEIDIHYCAESDRLAVLPIQTEPGVLKAYQG from the coding sequence GTGAAACTTTTTGTGTATCACACGCCTGAGGCGACCCCACCAGATCAGCTTCCCGATTGCGCTGTGGTCATCGACGTGCTCCGGGCAACGACGACCATTGCCACGGCTCTCCACGCTGGAGCAGAAGCAGTACAAGCCTTTTCTGATCTTGAGGCCCTGTTTCGTTTCAGCGAAACCTGGAGTCAGACCCCCTATCTCCGGGCAGGGGAGCGGGGCGGCCAACAAGTAGAAGGCTGTGACCTGGGAAATTCTCCCCTCAACTGCACCCCAGAGGTCGTTGCAGGTAAACGTCTCTTCTTAACGACCACCAATGGTACACGGGCCTTAAAGCGAGTTGAAAAAGCGCCGATTGTGATCACCGCTGCCCAGGTAAATCGTCAGAGTGTGGTCGATTTTTTAAAAAAAGAGCAGCCTGAAACTGTGTGGTTTGTTGGCTCCGGTTGGCAAGGAGACTATTCCCTCGAAGATACGGTCTGTGCCGGGGCGATCGCCAAAGCTCTTTGGGATGGCAGTAGCACCCAATTGGGGAACGATGAGGTGCTCGGGGCGATCGCCCTCCACCAGCAGTGGCACCAAGATCTATTCAGTCTCTTCAAATTAGCGAGCCACGGCCAGCGGCTTTTGGGGTTAGATAACGAAATCGATATCCATTATTGTGCCGAGAGCGATCGCCTTGCAGTCCTACCGATCCAAACCGAACCCGGTGTGCTCAAAGCCTACCAGGGATAA
- a CDS encoding transcriptional regulator, Fur family, with protein MIYSRSIRKNSPHKRPILLFPEAMPQAHTATNIRNTMKQEGLRITPQRFAVYANLLGRADHPTVEQILEDVNADLPIASKASIYSALTVLREVNLVREVLLDEGVTRYDANVNPHHHFVCRGCGAIQDLPWQAFSCFDLSQFSAEVTAESYEVTVKGLCAGCRA; from the coding sequence TTGATTTATTCTCGGTCAATTCGCAAAAATAGCCCCCATAAACGACCTATTCTTCTGTTTCCCGAAGCCATGCCCCAAGCCCACACCGCCACTAATATTCGTAACACCATGAAACAAGAAGGGTTGCGCATCACACCCCAGCGGTTTGCGGTGTATGCTAACCTACTTGGCCGGGCAGACCATCCCACGGTGGAACAGATTCTCGAAGATGTGAATGCAGATTTACCGATCGCCTCGAAAGCCAGCATTTATAGCGCCCTAACTGTATTACGAGAAGTTAACCTAGTACGCGAAGTGCTCCTTGATGAGGGAGTGACCCGTTATGACGCGAACGTTAACCCCCACCACCATTTTGTTTGCCGGGGCTGTGGCGCCATCCAAGACCTCCCTTGGCAAGCCTTTAGCTGCTTTGATTTGAGTCAATTTTCTGCTGAGGTGACGGCGGAAAGCTATGAAGTCACGGTCAAGGGCCTATGTGCTGGCTGTCGTGCTTAG
- a CDS encoding hypothetical protein (protein of unknown function (DUF423)), translating to MMTRFFLVIAPLLAGLAVAAGAFGSHGLRNSLDPQAIAIWETAAKYQMYQAIALLLVGFFSVQGSLPQSWLNGAGIAFVIGIVLFSGSLYALSLSGVKILGVITPLGGAAFIVGWICLAIAGWQFNPPD from the coding sequence ATGATGACTCGTTTTTTTCTGGTTATTGCGCCCCTCCTGGCTGGTTTAGCTGTCGCGGCTGGCGCCTTTGGGAGCCACGGCCTCAGGAACAGTCTCGACCCCCAAGCGATCGCCATTTGGGAAACTGCCGCAAAATATCAGATGTACCAGGCGATCGCCCTGCTGTTAGTGGGTTTCTTTTCTGTCCAGGGGTCATTGCCCCAGAGTTGGCTCAATGGGGCGGGGATTGCCTTTGTTATCGGCATTGTGCTTTTTTCTGGTAGCCTCTATGCCTTGAGTTTAAGTGGGGTGAAAATTCTGGGGGTGATCACTCCTCTTGGTGGAGCGGCTTTTATAGTGGGTTGGATCTGTTTGGCGATCGCCGGCTGGCAGTTTAACCCACCAGACTAA
- a CDS encoding putative Zn-dependent proteases like protein produces the protein MTTLTMQQVTDALKGAIAAHKAAVDYLEIRVQQSESTSLAFRGAQFDGSNRSFALAGGIRACHQGGWSFVTFNGLEELGDRVADAVSQAKLVGKESTQLAPSGAIEDYVPVEIKTDPRTISLKEKRDLLAKYNQILLDYDPRIQTTMASISDSFVTTYFVNSNGSCIIQERLDVNGRFGAIARGENGVVRQGFESLNSRCDFDVLLGIEDRVKGAAERAIRQLEAKPVKGGQYTVVLDPYLAGVFIHEAFGHLSEADFVYENPKMQELLTIGKPLGISQLNVIDDATLPDLPGTMKYDDEGVPGQRKYLIKDGVLTQRLHSRETAGKMSEAPTGNARALQASYPPLVRMTNTAIEPGDTPFEEMIQDIEEGVYAVRMIGGQTNGEMFTFAAAEGYMIRDGKIAEPVSDVTLSGNVFQTLKDIEAIGDDTLYTNGGCGKGGQGGLPVSVGGPHLRIKNVVVGGR, from the coding sequence ATGACAACCCTCACCATGCAACAGGTTACGGACGCACTTAAAGGGGCGATCGCCGCCCATAAAGCCGCCGTCGACTACCTCGAAATCCGTGTCCAACAGAGTGAATCCACTAGCCTCGCCTTCCGGGGCGCCCAGTTTGATGGCAGTAACCGCAGTTTTGCCCTCGCTGGGGGGATCCGGGCCTGCCATCAGGGGGGCTGGAGTTTTGTCACTTTTAACGGCCTGGAAGAATTAGGCGATCGCGTCGCCGATGCGGTTTCCCAAGCGAAACTAGTGGGGAAAGAATCCACCCAATTAGCTCCCAGCGGGGCGATCGAAGACTATGTACCCGTCGAGATCAAAACTGACCCCCGCACCATTTCCCTCAAGGAAAAGCGGGATCTACTGGCAAAATACAATCAGATTTTGCTGGACTATGACCCCCGGATCCAGACGACCATGGCCAGCATCAGCGATAGTTTCGTCACCACCTATTTTGTTAACTCCAACGGCAGTTGCATTATCCAAGAGCGCCTCGATGTGAATGGTCGATTCGGGGCGATCGCCCGGGGTGAAAACGGGGTCGTGCGCCAGGGGTTTGAATCCCTCAATTCCCGCTGTGACTTTGATGTGTTGCTCGGCATCGAAGACCGGGTCAAAGGAGCTGCCGAACGGGCAATCCGTCAACTGGAAGCCAAACCCGTCAAAGGAGGCCAATACACCGTCGTGCTGGATCCCTACCTGGCTGGGGTGTTTATCCACGAAGCCTTTGGCCACCTCTCGGAGGCAGATTTTGTCTACGAAAACCCGAAGATGCAAGAGCTGCTGACCATCGGCAAACCCCTAGGCATTTCCCAACTAAACGTGATCGATGATGCCACTCTGCCCGATCTGCCCGGCACGATGAAATACGACGATGAAGGGGTTCCGGGTCAACGCAAATACCTGATTAAAGATGGTGTGCTCACCCAGCGGCTCCATTCTCGGGAAACGGCGGGCAAAATGAGTGAAGCACCCACCGGGAATGCCCGCGCCCTACAAGCTTCCTATCCGCCCCTCGTGCGCATGACCAATACGGCGATCGAACCCGGGGACACTCCCTTTGAAGAGATGATCCAGGATATCGAAGAGGGCGTTTATGCGGTGCGAATGATTGGTGGCCAAACCAATGGCGAAATGTTTACCTTTGCAGCAGCGGAAGGTTACATGATCCGCGATGGCAAAATTGCTGAACCTGTAAGCGATGTCACCTTGTCCGGGAATGTCTTCCAAACGTTAAAGGATATTGAGGCGATCGGTGATGACACCCTCTACACCAATGGCGGCTGCGGTAAAGGAGGCCAAGGTGGTTTACCGGTGAGTGTTGGCGGCCCGCACCTCCGCATCAAAAATGTCGTTGTCGGTGGCCGCTAG
- a CDS encoding putative bacterial extracellular solute-binding protein, with protein sequence MKKNNAFNLIRLKQFWAFLVAIALTITLPAVLTACNPQSTSALGVDDNQIVISVLSDPKTFNPALSAESPSIFGLTYEGLVSENPVTGETEPRLAESWEFSDDQLSITFTLRENLKWSDGAPLTADDVVFSYNQVYLNDKIPTNSRDGLRVGIEGTLPTVEKLGDRQVKFTITEPFAPFLNNTALSILPEHTLRERIEQTDSEGNPLFLGTWGVSTAPGELVSNGPYLLKNYAVGQRLIFEPNPYYWKAPQPYIEQVVWQIVPNTDTTLLQFRSGDLDVTGVSPEYFSLLKREEDRGRFTIYNGGPDYGTTFISFNLNTGKRDGKPLVDPIKSKWFNNLKFRQAVAYAIDRQRMVNNIYRGLGEVQHSPISVQSPFYNSQVRTYDYDPDRAKALLMEAGFSYNGEGQLVDEANNPVRFSFITNAGNKIREAMATQIEQDLEALGMQIDYSPISFNILVDKLSNSLDWDCFLLGLTGGNEPNGGANVWFPEGNLHMFNQTARAGSTPLTDRVVNDWEQKIADLYIQAAQELDFDRRKALYDRTQDLAAEHLPFIYLVNNYSLAAVRNKIEGVEHSALGGPLWNIEDLTISAEFKE encoded by the coding sequence ATGAAGAAGAATAATGCATTTAACCTAATTCGTCTTAAGCAGTTCTGGGCTTTCTTGGTGGCGATCGCCCTGACGATCACGCTACCTGCTGTCCTTACTGCCTGTAATCCCCAATCAACAAGTGCCTTGGGCGTTGATGATAACCAAATTGTAATCAGCGTCCTCAGTGACCCAAAAACCTTCAATCCGGCCCTGTCCGCCGAATCTCCCAGTATTTTTGGCCTCACCTATGAAGGTTTAGTCTCGGAAAATCCGGTCACCGGGGAAACGGAACCGCGCCTGGCTGAATCCTGGGAATTTTCCGATGACCAATTGAGCATTACCTTTACCCTCCGGGAAAATCTTAAATGGTCTGATGGGGCGCCCCTCACCGCTGATGATGTGGTGTTTAGTTATAACCAGGTCTACCTCAACGATAAAATTCCCACCAATTCCCGCGATGGCCTCCGGGTGGGCATCGAAGGCACATTGCCCACTGTCGAGAAATTAGGCGATCGCCAGGTGAAATTCACCATCACTGAACCCTTTGCTCCCTTTTTAAACAACACAGCCCTCAGTATCCTGCCAGAACATACCCTCAGAGAACGCATCGAACAAACTGACAGCGAAGGAAATCCCCTGTTTCTCGGCACCTGGGGCGTCAGCACCGCGCCGGGAGAATTAGTCTCCAACGGCCCCTATCTCTTGAAAAATTACGCTGTGGGCCAGCGATTAATCTTTGAGCCCAATCCCTACTACTGGAAAGCGCCCCAGCCCTACATCGAACAAGTAGTCTGGCAAATTGTCCCCAATACCGACACCACCCTCCTCCAATTTCGTTCCGGTGATTTAGATGTTACCGGGGTCAGCCCAGAATATTTTTCTCTCCTCAAACGGGAAGAAGACCGGGGGCGATTTACCATTTACAACGGTGGCCCCGACTATGGCACGACTTTTATTTCCTTCAACCTCAACACGGGCAAGCGGGACGGTAAACCCCTCGTTGATCCGATCAAGTCCAAGTGGTTTAACAACCTCAAATTCCGCCAGGCCGTCGCCTATGCGATCGATCGCCAACGGATGGTAAACAATATTTACCGGGGTTTAGGAGAAGTGCAACATTCCCCCATTTCAGTGCAATCTCCTTTTTATAATTCCCAGGTACGCACCTACGACTATGACCCTGACCGGGCGAAAGCGCTCCTGATGGAAGCGGGTTTTTCTTACAATGGCGAAGGGCAACTGGTGGACGAGGCGAACAATCCCGTTCGTTTCTCCTTCATTACCAACGCGGGCAACAAAATCCGTGAGGCGATGGCCACCCAAATTGAGCAGGATCTCGAAGCCCTGGGGATGCAGATAGATTACAGCCCGATCAGCTTCAATATCCTCGTAGATAAGCTCAGTAATTCCCTCGATTGGGACTGCTTCTTGCTGGGTTTGACCGGGGGTAACGAACCCAATGGTGGTGCGAATGTCTGGTTCCCCGAAGGAAATTTGCATATGTTTAACCAAACAGCTCGGGCGGGCTCTACCCCCCTCACGGATCGGGTAGTTAATGATTGGGAACAGAAAATTGCGGACCTCTACATTCAAGCTGCCCAGGAACTGGATTTTGACCGCCGTAAAGCCCTCTATGATCGCACCCAGGATCTGGCGGCGGAACATTTGCCTTTCATCTATCTGGTGAATAATTATTCCCTGGCGGCGGTTCGTAACAAGATCGAGGGCGTGGAGCATTCGGCCCTGGGGGGCCCCCTCTGGAACATTGAAGATTTGACCATTTCTGCTGAATTTAAGGAGTAA
- a CDS encoding hypothetical protein (conserved hypothetical protein) — protein MLREFLPFTFSLEASTIAGACLWAFALYIGVAPLRETILNGLEQWMNWAERSLYFSEEEYEKDKEIRESKSAFSASLLSIVPFLIFGAGCNFGVEWGLGHSWAISLGVMACAGCGVYELGRLDGAQSNEEE, from the coding sequence ATGTTGCGTGAATTTTTGCCGTTTACCTTCAGTCTTGAAGCCAGCACAATCGCCGGCGCTTGCCTCTGGGCCTTTGCCCTGTACATCGGCGTTGCCCCCCTGCGAGAAACAATTTTGAATGGTTTAGAACAGTGGATGAACTGGGCAGAGCGATCGCTTTATTTTTCCGAAGAAGAATATGAAAAAGATAAAGAGATCCGCGAATCAAAAAGCGCTTTTTCTGCCTCTCTCTTGAGCATTGTGCCCTTTCTCATTTTTGGGGCAGGTTGCAACTTCGGGGTGGAATGGGGCCTAGGCCACAGTTGGGCAATTAGTCTAGGAGTAATGGCCTGTGCAGGCTGCGGGGTCTATGAACTAGGTCGTTTAGACGGGGCACAGAGCAATGAAGAAGAATAA
- a CDS encoding hypothetical protein (conserved hypothetical protein) codes for MDFFQEFITTIHDLNADLDYLEKRLMNLRETCPMALLIPSLYEELQRPALTAIKEQLKGCAYLQEINICLYAETLAQYHHAVAFFGELPQKVNVIWSNGARIRSILEKLAQQNLNLLDYQGKGWAVWLGLGLSSLKARAIALHDADIVTFERSLVAKLFYPIAEPEFGIAYNKAYYTRLGLENRAMNGRVVRLFVAPLLATLEDVLGRNAYLHYLKSYRYPLAGEFAMTADLALNLRVPCDWGIEVGLLAEVYRNVAPKRVAQVDLGFFDHKHKEVGNNPQEGLQKMCTEILSSILRTLTETESVVFSEGHQIALQVKFRRLAQDMIRQYFVDATCNGIPYDRHREEMTVESFEKVIPLAFDRYIHEPAVYRIPDWTRALAVVPDLREQLMAAVAADMAEAQREVVMQHPELPSLEVV; via the coding sequence ATGGACTTTTTCCAAGAATTCATCACCACTATCCATGATCTCAATGCCGATCTGGATTACCTCGAAAAACGCCTGATGAATCTTCGTGAAACTTGCCCCATGGCGTTACTGATTCCCTCCCTCTACGAAGAACTGCAACGGCCAGCCCTCACTGCGATCAAAGAACAGCTCAAAGGCTGCGCCTATCTCCAGGAAATCAACATCTGCCTCTATGCTGAAACCCTCGCGCAATATCACCATGCCGTTGCTTTTTTTGGTGAGCTCCCCCAGAAGGTAAATGTCATTTGGAGTAATGGTGCCCGGATTCGGAGCATCCTCGAAAAGCTCGCCCAGCAAAATCTCAATTTGCTTGATTATCAGGGTAAGGGTTGGGCTGTCTGGTTGGGCTTGGGGCTCTCTTCCCTCAAGGCCCGGGCGATCGCCCTCCACGATGCCGACATTGTTACCTTTGAGCGTTCCCTAGTGGCAAAGCTTTTTTATCCCATTGCAGAGCCTGAATTTGGCATTGCCTACAACAAAGCCTATTACACCCGCCTGGGCCTCGAAAATCGTGCGATGAATGGGCGGGTGGTGCGGTTATTCGTTGCCCCGCTGTTGGCCACTCTCGAAGATGTCCTCGGTCGCAATGCCTACCTTCATTACCTCAAATCCTACCGTTATCCCCTGGCAGGGGAATTTGCCATGACCGCTGATCTCGCCCTCAATCTGCGGGTTCCCTGTGATTGGGGCATTGAGGTGGGGCTGTTGGCCGAAGTGTACCGTAATGTGGCCCCGAAGCGCGTCGCCCAAGTAGATCTAGGCTTTTTCGACCACAAACATAAAGAAGTGGGTAATAATCCCCAAGAGGGACTCCAAAAAATGTGCACAGAGATTTTGTCCTCAATCCTGCGTACCCTCACAGAAACAGAATCGGTGGTGTTTTCAGAAGGGCACCAGATTGCCCTCCAGGTGAAGTTTCGTCGTTTGGCCCAGGATATGATCCGGCAATATTTTGTGGATGCGACCTGTAACGGAATCCCCTACGATCGCCACCGCGAAGAAATGACCGTCGAGAGTTTTGAAAAAGTGATCCCCCTGGCCTTTGACCGCTATATCCATGAACCAGCGGTGTATCGCATTCCGGATTGGACAAGGGCTTTGGCTGTCGTGCCAGATCTGAGGGAACAGTTGATGGCGGCGGTGGCAGCGGATATGGCAGAGGCACAACGAGAAGTCGTTATGCAACACCCTGAATTACCATCCCTAGAAGTGGTGTAA
- a CDS encoding putative sucrose phosphorylase has protein sequence MTITQIAGLGDRLNDFFVTLYPDHHPAALVGRLEKVLETHLAQTLEQHPLWDQATILMITYGDSLRQEKGQNPLKPLQILLLFLQERLQGVISGLHLLPFFPYSSDDGFAVIDYRQVNPHLGTWEDIEAIAQNFEVMADLVINHVSSESEWFQQFLAQEKPGCDYFITVPPDTDLQLVVRPRSSPLLSKFTTTKGDRYVWTTFSRDQIDVNFANPDVLFEFIDILLGYCQHGVRFIRLDAVGFLWKKSQTACIHLRETHLVIQLIREILALTYPRTVLITETNVPNRENLSYFGKGNEAHMIYNFSLPPLLLNALIRGESRHLKTWMKSMPPAQDGCAYFNFTASHDGIGLRPAEGLLEGSEFEQLIDTMENFGAKVSYRSLPDGTEKPYELNISLFDALQGTIAGPDQWQRQRFLCSQAIMMALEGVPAFYIHSLLATPNDHARVEATQHNRSINRHQWDYDQLEGKLADPDSDQAWVLRELTKLIQIRRLQPAFHPNATQYTLDFQSPAIFGFWRQSRDRRQSIFCLFNLGDRPSTIPVSSLNLICTDQWQDLLGKVVLEEGAIEITLAPYQTAWITNVPLLH, from the coding sequence ATGACGATTACCCAAATTGCCGGGCTTGGCGATCGCCTTAATGATTTTTTTGTGACCTTGTACCCTGACCATCATCCTGCCGCTTTGGTTGGGCGTCTCGAAAAGGTGCTCGAAACCCATTTGGCACAGACGTTGGAGCAACACCCCCTGTGGGACCAAGCAACAATTCTGATGATTACCTACGGCGATAGTTTGCGTCAGGAAAAGGGGCAAAATCCTCTCAAACCGCTCCAAATTCTTCTTTTATTTTTGCAAGAGCGACTCCAGGGAGTAATCAGTGGATTGCATCTTTTGCCATTTTTTCCCTACAGCTCCGATGATGGTTTTGCGGTGATTGATTACCGTCAAGTGAACCCACACCTGGGGACTTGGGAGGATATTGAAGCGATCGCCCAAAACTTTGAAGTCATGGCCGATCTTGTCATTAACCATGTTTCAAGCGAATCTGAATGGTTCCAGCAATTCCTCGCCCAAGAAAAACCCGGTTGTGACTATTTCATTACCGTGCCCCCCGACACCGATCTCCAACTGGTAGTACGACCCCGTAGTAGTCCTCTCCTGAGTAAATTCACGACCACAAAAGGCGATCGTTATGTGTGGACGACCTTCAGCCGCGACCAAATAGATGTCAACTTTGCCAACCCCGATGTGCTGTTTGAATTTATCGATATTCTTTTGGGCTATTGTCAGCATGGTGTCCGTTTCATTCGTCTCGATGCAGTGGGTTTCCTCTGGAAAAAATCACAAACTGCCTGCATTCACCTCCGGGAAACCCACCTAGTCATTCAACTCATCCGGGAAATTCTCGCCTTAACTTACCCACGCACCGTGTTGATCACCGAAACCAACGTGCCAAACCGGGAAAATCTCAGTTATTTCGGCAAGGGCAATGAAGCCCACATGATCTACAACTTCAGCCTGCCACCTTTGTTGCTTAATGCGTTGATTCGGGGCGAGTCTCGTCATCTGAAAACCTGGATGAAAAGTATGCCCCCAGCCCAGGATGGGTGTGCCTATTTTAATTTCACGGCTTCCCATGATGGCATCGGCCTGCGTCCAGCGGAGGGATTATTAGAAGGCAGCGAATTCGAGCAACTGATCGACACCATGGAAAATTTTGGGGCGAAGGTCAGTTACCGCAGCTTACCCGATGGCACCGAAAAACCCTATGAGCTCAATATTTCGCTGTTTGATGCTCTCCAGGGGACGATCGCCGGCCCTGACCAATGGCAAAGGCAACGGTTTCTGTGTTCCCAGGCGATTATGATGGCCCTTGAAGGAGTGCCGGCTTTTTATATTCATAGTTTGCTCGCAACCCCCAATGATCACGCCAGGGTAGAAGCGACCCAACACAACCGCAGTATTAACCGCCACCAGTGGGACTATGACCAGCTGGAAGGGAAATTAGCAGACCCAGATTCTGACCAGGCTTGGGTGCTCCGGGAATTAACGAAGTTGATCCAAATTCGTCGACTCCAGCCAGCTTTCCACCCCAATGCAACCCAATACACCCTTGATTTTCAGAGTCCAGCAATTTTTGGTTTTTGGCGTCAAAGTCGCGATCGCCGCCAGAGTATTTTTTGTTTGTTTAACCTAGGCGATCGCCCGAGTACCATCCCCGTTTCCAGTTTGAATCTCATTTGTACTGACCAATGGCAAGATCTCTTGGGTAAGGTGGTGCTAGAAGAAGGGGCGATCGAGATTACCCTTGCTCCCTATCAAACTGCCTGGATTACCAATGTTCCTCTGCTTCACTGA
- a CDS encoding putative hydrolase, HAD superfamily protein, producing MFLCFTDLDGTFLNHDDYRYDAAVPTVQALKKLGTPIIPTTSKTKAEVINLRRELGLQDPFIVENGSGIFLEPDDQRFDFSGLDLNIAVNQDFTMITLGITYDQARQNLQDLATQLGEPLRGFGDLGLPKLQALTQLPISKLKQAGDRQFSEPFLRPQADLKILETLAAEAGLQILVGNRFCHLLGAGAGKGRAVNLVRQAWQIAHPDQGPIKTIGLGDSPNDLSLLDAVDVAIVVPGPQGVNPKLLPHSLKKGWFIAPEPGAAGWAGAIETQLQKFVGP from the coding sequence ATGTTCCTCTGCTTCACTGACCTGGACGGCACGTTTTTAAACCACGATGATTATCGCTATGATGCGGCGGTGCCGACGGTTCAAGCCCTTAAAAAGCTGGGCACCCCCATCATCCCCACCACCAGCAAGACTAAGGCCGAAGTGATAAATTTGCGGCGCGAGCTTGGGTTACAAGATCCGTTTATTGTGGAAAATGGCAGCGGTATTTTCTTAGAACCGGATGATCAGCGATTTGATTTTTCAGGGCTAGATTTAAACATCGCCGTTAATCAGGACTTCACAATGATTACCCTGGGCATCACCTATGACCAGGCGCGGCAAAATCTCCAGGATTTGGCCACACAGCTGGGAGAACCTTTAAGGGGCTTTGGGGACTTGGGCCTACCGAAATTGCAGGCTTTAACGCAATTACCCATCTCTAAACTGAAACAGGCGGGCGATCGCCAATTTAGCGAACCCTTTCTGCGGCCCCAAGCAGATCTAAAAATTCTCGAAACCCTGGCGGCAGAAGCGGGCCTGCAAATCCTGGTAGGAAACCGCTTTTGTCATCTCCTCGGTGCGGGTGCTGGGAAAGGCCGTGCGGTAAATCTTGTTCGTCAGGCTTGGCAAATAGCCCACCCAGACCAAGGGCCGATCAAAACCATCGGCCTGGGGGATAGCCCCAATGATCTTTCCCTACTGGATGCGGTAGATGTGGCGATCGTCGTCCCGGGGCCCCAAGGGGTGAACCCCAAACTACTGCCCCATAGCCTCAAAAAAGGCTGGTTCATTGCCCCTGAGCCTGGTGCTGCGGGTTGGGCGGGGGCGATCGAAACCCAATTGCAGAAGTTTGTTGGGCCATGA